A region from the Brevibacterium paucivorans genome encodes:
- a CDS encoding HpcH/HpaI aldolase/citrate lyase family protein produces MATTVKPAWLFVPGDRNDRYTKAAERSDVVIVDLEDAVSPAHKADARKAFLDFQNSDQALDPTTTVVRINPVGSEWFHSDLKLLSELPGSGYSVMLPKVEDTEALEHIRGLKVYALIETVKGVVNVDTIAAHEGVTGLMWGAEDLFASLGGGHSRTAAGDYRAPAVYTRARVLMAAKAHGKLAIDSVWTDIDNLDDLGVEADDAVNCGFDAKALIHPKHVEVVRDAFRPSGEQLEWARGVIQAASNADAGAWTYQGQMIDEPLLQQARNILARA; encoded by the coding sequence ATGGCAACAACAGTGAAGCCCGCTTGGTTGTTCGTCCCCGGTGACCGTAACGACCGTTATACCAAGGCGGCGGAACGCTCAGACGTGGTGATCGTGGACCTTGAAGACGCCGTCTCACCTGCCCACAAAGCCGATGCGCGCAAGGCGTTCCTGGACTTCCAGAACAGCGACCAAGCGCTCGACCCCACCACGACCGTGGTGCGCATCAACCCGGTGGGGTCTGAATGGTTCCACTCGGACCTCAAGTTGCTCTCTGAACTGCCCGGTAGCGGGTATTCGGTTATGTTGCCAAAGGTCGAGGACACGGAAGCGCTGGAGCACATCCGTGGGCTCAAGGTGTATGCGCTGATCGAAACCGTGAAAGGTGTCGTCAACGTAGACACCATCGCGGCACACGAAGGCGTGACCGGACTGATGTGGGGTGCCGAGGACCTGTTCGCGTCCTTGGGCGGCGGTCACTCCCGCACGGCGGCCGGCGACTACCGGGCACCAGCGGTCTACACCCGTGCTCGGGTGCTCATGGCCGCTAAGGCGCACGGAAAACTCGCCATCGACTCGGTGTGGACGGACATCGATAACTTGGACGACCTCGGCGTGGAGGCCGATGACGCAGTCAACTGCGGTTTCGATGCCAAGGCGCTCATCCACCCCAAGCACGTGGAAGTTGTGCGGGATGCGTTTAGGCCTTCAGGCGAACAACTCGAGTGGGCGCGAGGCGTGATCCAGGCGGCTTCGAATGCGGACGCCGGTGCGTGGACGTACCAGGGCCAGATGATTGATGAGCCGTTGCTCCAGCAGGCGCGGAACATTTTGGCACGCGCGTAA
- a CDS encoding N-acetylmuramoyl-L-alanine amidase, which yields MASSLPRILTSIALAIGLVVAPLPTVVTQAKGPETKTREISVSRGQTKKVETPKAKVSVVGATWRGNTGVEKAEYRSKDNNGQWSGWKELPVDDADGPDAGTGEAGKSLQGTEPLVVPEGTSVEIRTAQKSDLYVAETGITGNVRPGGAVAGAAPAHAAGGSKIGGFTYTSRKDWGAKGPRKGCPVEKTKVNKAVIIHHTSGSNSYSQSQVPSILRGIQGYHQNGRKWCDIGYNMIVDKWGNIYEARSGGLTDAVIGAHAGGFNTSTFGVAVLGTYSKPVNSSTLNSLKKIVRWQGELWGYDPSGKVKLTSKGGTSKYKKGTERTLPRVFGHRDVGNTDCPGNGLYSQLPKLRISQPVKPGAPIVSDGIKKYYSKHKDETGPPQSPQRKTGKGVLQNFKNGVVYQSKQGVYFTAYSAPMRKVWSQHGWENGRLGFPKSDRYKFGHGWRQSFEGGAIIEHSRGTYPVWGGIQSNWERNKGAVKYPVSVEKKIGGKKPGSYQHFENGNVHWSKKTGAHYTNGGIRNTWSKHRWEQGRLGYPTSDPFKSGDRVRQNFEGGAIIHSKRGTHPLWGGMKANWERNKATLRNPVSTEKKIGGKKPGAFQHFEHGSVHWSKKTGAHYTNGAIRNTWSKHGWEQGRLGYPKTDPYKSGDEVCQKFQGGTVVYHKNRGTYVAWGR from the coding sequence ATGGCGTCTTCACTCCCGCGCATTCTTACGTCAATTGCCCTTGCTATTGGTCTCGTCGTTGCACCGCTACCCACCGTGGTGACTCAAGCCAAGGGGCCCGAGACAAAAACACGTGAAATCAGCGTTTCACGTGGGCAAACAAAGAAGGTTGAAACCCCCAAAGCCAAAGTGTCTGTAGTGGGCGCTACCTGGCGGGGCAACACCGGGGTCGAAAAGGCCGAGTACCGTTCCAAGGACAACAACGGCCAATGGAGCGGGTGGAAAGAACTGCCGGTTGACGACGCAGACGGGCCGGACGCCGGTACGGGTGAAGCTGGGAAGTCACTCCAGGGTACTGAGCCGCTAGTCGTGCCAGAGGGTACGTCGGTTGAGATTCGTACCGCGCAAAAGTCTGACCTGTATGTGGCCGAGACCGGGATAACTGGCAACGTGCGACCAGGTGGGGCTGTCGCGGGCGCTGCGCCGGCGCACGCTGCAGGCGGATCGAAGATTGGTGGGTTCACGTACACCTCCCGCAAGGACTGGGGAGCGAAGGGGCCACGCAAGGGTTGCCCGGTGGAGAAGACCAAAGTTAACAAGGCAGTGATCATCCACCACACCTCGGGATCCAATTCCTACTCACAATCCCAGGTGCCATCCATTCTGCGCGGTATCCAGGGGTACCACCAGAACGGTCGCAAGTGGTGCGACATTGGGTACAACATGATTGTCGACAAGTGGGGCAACATTTATGAGGCACGTTCCGGCGGGCTGACCGACGCAGTGATTGGGGCGCACGCCGGTGGGTTCAACACCAGCACGTTTGGTGTTGCGGTGCTGGGTACGTACAGCAAGCCGGTGAATTCGTCGACGTTGAACTCGCTGAAGAAGATCGTGCGTTGGCAAGGTGAGCTGTGGGGGTATGACCCTAGTGGCAAGGTCAAACTGACGTCCAAAGGTGGCACGTCAAAGTACAAGAAGGGTACGGAGCGGACTCTGCCGCGCGTGTTTGGGCACCGAGACGTGGGGAACACGGACTGTCCGGGTAACGGGTTGTACAGCCAGTTGCCAAAGTTGCGGATTTCCCAGCCGGTGAAGCCGGGCGCACCTATCGTGTCGGATGGGATTAAGAAGTACTACAGCAAGCACAAGGATGAAACCGGGCCACCGCAGAGCCCGCAACGCAAGACCGGTAAAGGTGTGTTGCAGAACTTCAAGAACGGCGTGGTGTACCAGTCAAAGCAAGGCGTGTACTTCACCGCGTACTCGGCGCCCATGCGTAAAGTCTGGTCGCAGCATGGCTGGGAAAACGGACGGTTGGGATTCCCCAAGTCGGACCGTTACAAGTTTGGTCACGGGTGGCGACAGAGTTTTGAAGGTGGCGCGATCATTGAGCACTCGCGTGGCACCTACCCCGTGTGGGGCGGGATCCAGTCCAACTGGGAGCGCAACAAGGGGGCTGTGAAGTATCCCGTGAGTGTTGAAAAGAAAATTGGTGGGAAGAAGCCTGGCTCGTACCAGCACTTTGAAAACGGGAACGTCCACTGGTCCAAGAAGACCGGTGCGCACTACACGAACGGCGGGATCCGTAACACCTGGAGTAAACACCGGTGGGAGCAGGGACGGTTAGGTTATCCCACCTCGGACCCATTCAAGAGTGGGGACCGCGTGCGTCAGAACTTTGAAGGTGGCGCCATTATCCACTCCAAGCGGGGAACGCACCCGCTCTGGGGAGGTATGAAGGCGAACTGGGAGCGAAATAAGGCGACGTTGCGGAACCCGGTGAGCACTGAGAAGAAGATCGGTGGGAAGAAACCCGGTGCGTTCCAGCACTTTGAACACGGGAGCGTCCACTGGTCTAAGAAGACCGGTGCGCATTACACGAACGGTGCGATTCGTAACACCTGGAGCAAACACGGATGGGAACAGGGTCGCCTGGGCTACCCCAAGACAGACCCATACAAATCAGGTGACGAAGTGTGCCAAAAGTTCCAAGGTGGAACGGTTGTGTACCACAAGAATCGGGGCACCTACGTGGCGTGGGGCCGCTGA
- a CDS encoding type IV toxin-antitoxin system AbiEi family antitoxin domain-containing protein, with translation MSYGTIVKIGRLAETRRGLITAEWLNEAGLSASQKTALVKSGYLERVTRGVYKVAGAPSTRFTEILALWMRLGDNDYTSDPPVLVAAGATAAYLHDIGDMWPDPYDFITARPLRTREPGVVLRHETVDPRDVEVVEGIPCLSPVATLVDLIKDHGDLSLVGDAVVDARTRNYLNAHTEPDFVRRLGPLAAENDLPEGEGEKLLELITQYHQGVA, from the coding sequence ATGTCGTATGGGACTATCGTAAAAATCGGTCGACTTGCGGAGACTCGTCGTGGCCTCATCACCGCCGAATGGCTCAACGAAGCAGGGCTGTCAGCATCGCAAAAAACTGCCCTGGTTAAATCCGGCTACCTTGAACGGGTCACGCGCGGTGTATATAAGGTTGCAGGTGCCCCGTCGACGCGGTTCACGGAAATACTGGCGCTGTGGATGAGGCTTGGAGACAACGATTACACGTCAGATCCGCCCGTGCTTGTTGCTGCAGGTGCAACGGCGGCGTACCTGCACGATATCGGTGACATGTGGCCCGACCCATACGACTTCATCACGGCGCGTCCCTTGCGCACGCGAGAACCTGGTGTGGTGCTACGACACGAGACTGTTGATCCGCGTGATGTTGAAGTCGTTGAAGGTATCCCGTGTTTGAGTCCCGTGGCTACGCTTGTTGACTTGATTAAGGACCATGGAGATCTTTCGCTTGTTGGCGATGCCGTGGTCGATGCGCGCACACGTAACTACCTGAATGCACACACTGAGCCGGATTTTGTGCGTCGGTTGGGGCCGCTCGCTGCGGAAAATGATCTACCAGAGGGAGAAGGCGAGAAGCTTTTGGAGCTTATCACCCAGTACCACCAGGGGGTAGCGTGA
- a CDS encoding nucleotidyl transferase AbiEii/AbiGii toxin family protein produces MRIFKDPKREWFVKGGTSLLAREPLARETRDIDLATSESDFETALVELQNAVQEDAGDHLRIVAKFDRPLAMPTASQGTAGGRLIVTISAVGKVVSRFGIDMVVSEPPVGEIETMAPRTRLHLPRPVFTAEYRLYPIPDQIADKIYATVAPRKNSPVPFSTRVKDLVDLAIYARTQTVYMRPLRAALKQRLATFQTPPTQFSVPEDWRRRFGSRKLRTPLVDPNDYDGAVRVATELSAAVFDESVSDDAVWTPEQGWTLSPRGSG; encoded by the coding sequence GTGCGAATCTTCAAAGATCCCAAAAGGGAGTGGTTCGTAAAAGGCGGGACTTCTCTACTTGCTCGTGAGCCTTTGGCCCGGGAAACCAGGGATATTGACCTGGCTACGAGTGAGTCTGATTTCGAAACTGCGCTTGTTGAACTACAAAATGCCGTTCAGGAAGATGCAGGTGACCATCTCAGAATAGTTGCGAAATTCGATAGGCCTCTCGCTATGCCGACTGCCTCACAGGGCACGGCGGGTGGGAGGCTTATTGTTACGATTTCAGCCGTGGGAAAGGTCGTCTCCCGTTTCGGCATTGACATGGTGGTGTCTGAGCCTCCTGTTGGGGAGATCGAAACAATGGCTCCTCGAACTCGCCTTCACCTGCCTCGGCCTGTGTTTACCGCGGAATACAGGCTTTATCCGATACCGGATCAGATTGCAGACAAAATTTATGCCACGGTCGCGCCACGTAAGAACTCTCCCGTTCCATTTAGTACTCGCGTTAAGGACCTCGTTGATTTGGCAATCTATGCGCGTACGCAGACTGTGTACATGCGCCCGTTGAGGGCTGCGTTGAAGCAACGACTAGCGACATTTCAAACGCCGCCGACGCAGTTCAGCGTCCCGGAAGACTGGCGCCGTCGCTTTGGGTCCAGAAAGTTGCGCACGCCGTTGGTTGACCCAAACGATTATGACGGGGCTGTCCGCGTTGCTACAGAGCTATCTGCGGCCGTGTTCGACGAATCAGTTTCGGATGATGCGGTGTGGACTCCTGAACAGGGGTGGACGCTATCGCCACGTGGTTCCGGATAG
- a CDS encoding transcriptional regulator, with protein sequence MDRVRFRDLKPYEVVDSLDDLKGPLHEPIRLPIWVRWIDDGDIDVTELGGARLAYQALLAEGTAEIQAQLINKDRLLQVWPHLILDSRVRDLWEGRFPELRCSPHPWG encoded by the coding sequence GTGGATCGAGTACGTTTCCGGGATTTGAAACCATATGAGGTCGTTGACAGTCTCGACGACTTGAAAGGGCCATTGCACGAGCCTATCCGCCTGCCGATCTGGGTTCGGTGGATTGACGACGGCGACATTGATGTGACTGAGCTCGGCGGAGCGCGCCTCGCCTATCAAGCCCTTCTTGCAGAAGGTACCGCCGAGATCCAGGCGCAACTGATAAACAAAGACAGATTGCTTCAGGTATGGCCACATTTGATTCTCGATTCCCGTGTACGGGACCTGTGGGAAGGGCGCTTCCCTGAGCTGAGGTGCTCCCCACACCCGTGGGGATGA